One genomic segment of Desulforamulus reducens MI-1 includes these proteins:
- a CDS encoding DUF927 domain-containing protein produces MNSIYDFLSSLYGYFDDGSVLYLWTLPDKQTHPFTADALTDMAATAERLAPIHDVYFGVGSLSQPLGPYERAKNDYVMAIPGLWVDIDIKHPVHKIQELPPDMASAMDLLQNNIPPSMIVWSGYGIHVYWLFREPWELDSPEERASATELLRSIQGSVKHAASQRGWKIDPTADLARVLRLPGTLNRKIPDNPVQALVIERSDARYNPSDIADLLPPVPVVTGQIRTEKFERRPTDGPAELMLRNCRFLQHCQLNAASISYAEWLAALTNIVRANDGIDAAHKVSALDQARYQAKDTDKKIDEALNMMNPQNCEYIRSVIGFPGCPQGGCGVQAPCGWSLSKVGQARAVVRGIPAPTPDTVLTSEVLGALAVLKKDDQLEYTRFKATCKGRVNLNDLEKQVKQHSRQVRQDSHLHVVQDGEKPGTRMLSNTVPNIPVDLALPTNFKFEQGGVLFIRRTQNDDIMAYKAVGSPAIVSERVFNVDLQTEKLELCYQYLNGWRKLLFTRSTVMDSRKIMRLADFGVAISSESAKYAVKWFDSLLDANQDRIPVTQAVSKLGWRGDREFILPNFNPKYRIDIDDDGSQRTMSGFTVIGDRSEWVSRMQYLRQSPKARFILSASFAAPLLRILGQRNFIVHNWGGSQDGKTATLWAAMSVWGNPDKLIGTFDTTSTAMERKAALHSDLPLAINEREVLSQNRKNDINPLLYVLGEGRGRGRGTKTGLQDMATWRTVVMSTGEGTLSNAGSFDGVMTRVLEISDGPLAHDREFARSLYYVLPKHHGHAGPEFLHQLLAADFGTIFTAYREFQTAFRASFPDRIDSHIDAVACVATADYLASAWVFGEPWEQAKAGAMATGMHILAGLVTKTEASESGRAWEAFVDWLAENQDRLKERAVGPRLGYIEKAANPFDNGGIFVIRSVVDQFLTERFSSSRKIIREWATEGKIESYNHGGKTRYDAPSKALEGGFRARVIKLKEFNLCTCTTNSGTE; encoded by the coding sequence TTGAATTCGATATACGATTTTCTGTCCTCCCTGTACGGATATTTTGATGACGGTAGTGTCCTGTACTTATGGACACTACCGGATAAACAAACACACCCATTTACCGCAGATGCATTAACAGATATGGCAGCTACAGCTGAAAGGTTAGCTCCTATTCATGATGTTTATTTTGGGGTTGGTTCACTATCTCAACCATTAGGTCCCTATGAGCGGGCTAAAAATGATTATGTTATGGCAATCCCGGGTCTGTGGGTTGATATCGATATTAAGCATCCTGTGCATAAGATCCAGGAGTTACCGCCGGATATGGCTTCAGCAATGGATTTACTACAGAACAATATACCTCCATCTATGATTGTCTGGAGTGGGTATGGTATTCACGTGTATTGGTTATTCCGTGAGCCCTGGGAGTTGGATTCACCGGAGGAACGAGCCAGTGCTACCGAATTACTCAGATCAATTCAGGGTTCTGTAAAACATGCTGCCAGTCAGCGGGGGTGGAAGATAGATCCTACTGCGGATTTAGCCAGAGTGCTCAGGCTACCCGGGACACTAAACAGGAAAATTCCGGACAATCCCGTCCAGGCGCTGGTTATTGAGAGATCAGATGCCCGTTATAACCCGTCTGACATCGCAGACCTATTACCACCGGTACCGGTTGTCACCGGACAAATCCGGACAGAGAAGTTTGAACGCCGCCCAACGGATGGCCCAGCGGAATTGATGCTTAGGAACTGCCGTTTTTTACAGCACTGTCAATTAAATGCCGCCAGTATTAGCTACGCTGAATGGCTGGCAGCCCTGACGAATATTGTTAGGGCAAACGATGGCATCGATGCAGCACACAAGGTATCTGCCCTAGATCAGGCTCGGTACCAGGCAAAGGATACCGATAAAAAGATAGACGAAGCCTTAAACATGATGAATCCCCAAAACTGCGAGTATATTCGTTCCGTTATCGGGTTCCCTGGGTGCCCTCAGGGGGGCTGTGGAGTGCAGGCCCCTTGTGGATGGAGCTTATCTAAGGTTGGACAGGCTAGGGCTGTTGTACGTGGAATACCGGCTCCCACTCCGGATACAGTATTAACTTCAGAGGTATTAGGAGCACTGGCGGTGCTGAAGAAAGATGACCAGTTAGAATACACCAGATTCAAAGCCACCTGTAAGGGGCGTGTTAACCTGAACGACCTCGAGAAACAAGTTAAGCAACATAGCCGCCAGGTGCGTCAAGATAGCCACCTTCATGTGGTCCAGGATGGGGAAAAGCCCGGCACTAGGATGCTCAGTAATACTGTCCCTAATATTCCGGTTGATCTAGCCTTACCAACTAACTTTAAGTTTGAGCAAGGCGGAGTATTGTTTATTCGCCGGACTCAGAATGATGACATTATGGCCTATAAGGCTGTTGGGTCTCCGGCCATCGTATCTGAGCGGGTATTTAACGTAGACCTTCAGACCGAAAAACTAGAATTGTGTTACCAGTACCTGAACGGGTGGCGCAAATTATTGTTTACCCGTTCCACGGTAATGGATTCACGTAAGATAATGCGTCTGGCTGACTTTGGTGTGGCCATATCCTCAGAGTCGGCAAAGTATGCGGTAAAGTGGTTTGATTCTCTGCTGGATGCTAACCAGGACCGAATACCAGTTACTCAAGCAGTGTCAAAACTTGGCTGGCGGGGTGACCGTGAATTCATCCTACCAAACTTTAATCCGAAGTATCGAATCGACATTGATGACGATGGCAGCCAGCGTACCATGTCTGGTTTTACTGTAATAGGCGACCGGTCGGAATGGGTCTCCAGGATGCAGTACCTAAGGCAATCACCAAAGGCACGATTTATCCTGTCGGCCAGCTTTGCGGCTCCCTTGCTTCGTATCCTGGGGCAGCGTAACTTTATTGTCCATAACTGGGGTGGTAGCCAAGACGGTAAAACAGCCACCCTATGGGCTGCCATGTCTGTATGGGGTAACCCGGATAAACTTATAGGAACCTTTGATACCACTTCCACAGCGATGGAGCGGAAGGCTGCCCTGCACTCTGATCTTCCCCTAGCCATTAATGAACGCGAGGTATTAAGCCAGAATCGTAAGAATGATATTAATCCGCTGCTGTATGTACTGGGTGAGGGTCGTGGACGTGGCCGGGGAACAAAGACCGGTCTCCAAGATATGGCCACATGGAGAACCGTGGTCATGTCAACAGGAGAAGGTACACTCTCTAATGCCGGATCCTTTGATGGGGTCATGACTAGGGTGCTAGAGATCAGTGACGGACCCTTGGCCCATGATCGGGAATTTGCCCGTTCTCTGTATTATGTGCTTCCAAAGCATCATGGCCATGCTGGACCAGAATTCCTTCACCAGCTACTAGCTGCTGATTTTGGAACCATATTTACCGCTTATCGTGAATTTCAGACGGCCTTTAGGGCCAGTTTCCCGGATCGGATAGATTCCCATATTGATGCCGTGGCTTGTGTGGCTACAGCCGACTACCTAGCGTCTGCCTGGGTGTTTGGCGAGCCTTGGGAGCAGGCTAAGGCCGGTGCTATGGCCACAGGAATGCACATACTAGCGGGGCTGGTCACAAAAACAGAAGCAAGCGAATCCGGTCGTGCATGGGAAGCGTTCGTTGACTGGTTGGCGGAAAATCAGGATCGGTTAAAAGAACGAGCCGTTGGGCCACGGTTAGGATACATTGAAAAAGCTGCTAACCCTTTTGATAATGGTGGGATTTTTGTAATTCGGAGTGTTGTTGATCAGTTTCTAACAGAACGTTTTTCAAGTAGCCGGAAGATTATTCGTGAGTGGGCTACTGAGGGGAAGATTGAGTCTTATAACCATGGTGGTAAGACAAGATATGATGCTCCAAGTAAGG